One genomic segment of Candidatus Bipolaricaulota bacterium includes these proteins:
- the atpB gene encoding F0F1 ATP synthase subunit A yields the protein MEISLSAEPIFHLGKFTITNSLLTTWVVVCFLIVAAVVLKKKLKKEPKGYQNLVEMIFDGFLNVMDGVTGSRKLSIKFFPIVTTIFLFVIFCNWVGLLPGVGSIGFHELHEGKEAFVPLFRAGSADLNMTLAVAVIAVAATHFFGIVTLGVVKHVGKFISLKNLIKNPIMFFIGILETIGEVAKTISFSFRLFGNVFAGEVLLTVVAFLVPYIAPLPFLFLEIFVGLIQAVVFAMLTLVFLSVQTMEHEH from the coding sequence ATGGAGATATCCCTGTCCGCCGAACCAATATTTCATCTTGGGAAATTCACGATCACCAATTCACTTTTGACCACCTGGGTCGTGGTGTGTTTTTTGATAGTGGCGGCTGTCGTTTTGAAAAAAAAGTTAAAAAAAGAACCGAAAGGCTATCAAAATTTGGTGGAAATGATTTTTGACGGTTTTTTGAATGTCATGGATGGAGTCACGGGTTCCAGAAAACTGTCGATCAAATTTTTTCCGATCGTAACCACCATATTTTTATTCGTTATTTTTTGCAATTGGGTAGGCCTGTTGCCGGGCGTCGGTTCCATCGGTTTTCACGAATTGCATGAGGGCAAGGAAGCTTTCGTGCCTCTTTTTCGAGCGGGCAGCGCTGACTTGAATATGACGCTGGCCGTGGCCGTGATCGCGGTGGCCGCCACTCATTTTTTCGGCATAGTCACTTTGGGAGTGGTCAAGCACGTGGGCAAATTCATCAGTTTGAAAAATTTGATAAAAAATCCGATTATGTTTTTCATCGGGATTTTGGAAACGATAGGAGAGGTGGCCAAAACGATTTCGTTTTCGTTCAGGTTATTCGGAAATGTTTTCGCCGGCGAAGTATTATTGACGGTCGTGGCGTTTTTGGTGCCGTACATCGCTCCATTGCCTTTTTTGTTTTTGGAAATATTCGTCGGCTTGATTCAAGCTGTGGTTTTCGCCATGTTGACCTTGGTATTCTTGAGCGTGCAAACCATGGAGCATGAACATTGA
- a CDS encoding AtpZ/AtpI family protein — protein MKFIYFEKMENDKEKDKKPWVFALGLTFQLGYTIAVPLVALALIGRFLDERFETSPWLLLIGIILSLFISSWLIYFKIIKIFAEINKDDDKKEAVGKRE, from the coding sequence ATGAAATTTATTTATTTTGAAAAAATGGAAAACGACAAAGAAAAAGACAAAAAACCATGGGTATTCGCGCTCGGCCTGACTTTTCAGCTCGGCTATACCATCGCAGTCCCATTGGTGGCTCTGGCTTTGATCGGCAGGTTTTTGGATGAAAGGTTTGAGACCTCGCCTTGGCTTTTATTGATCGGGATAATTCTTTCGCTGTTTATATCCAGTTGGTTGATATATTTCAAGATAATAAAAATCTTCGCCGAAATAAACAAGGATGATGATAAAAAGGAGGCAGTAGGCAAGAGAGAGTAG
- the atpF gene encoding F0F1 ATP synthase subunit B, which translates to MEELLHKLGIDWKLLLAQAVNFGIVLFVLYKFAYKPILKLLHDRENKVSTSLKNAEKVEENLKKSKIERENQIALGRKEAEKIVEEAILRAEEARKSKLDLTKKDAAEVVREAKEKIVLERKSMVDGVKNELGELVLLASRRVTKDSIDPRAQKKLIEEAISDLKTAKI; encoded by the coding sequence ATGGAAGAATTACTTCATAAACTCGGTATAGACTGGAAATTATTGTTGGCGCAGGCCGTGAATTTCGGCATAGTGCTTTTCGTGCTGTATAAATTCGCCTACAAGCCGATTTTGAAACTTTTGCATGACCGGGAAAATAAAGTTTCCACGAGTCTTAAAAATGCTGAAAAAGTCGAGGAAAATTTGAAAAAGTCCAAAATAGAAAGGGAGAATCAAATCGCCTTGGGAAGAAAGGAAGCCGAAAAGATAGTTGAAGAGGCGATACTCAGAGCTGAAGAAGCCCGCAAAAGCAAATTGGATTTGACGAAAAAGGACGCCGCCGAAGTGGTTAGGGAAGCCAAGGAAAAGATAGTTTTGGAGAGAAAATCGATGGTCGATGGCGTTAAGAATGAATTGGGAGAATTAGTGCTTTTGGCGTCGCGCAGAGTCACTAAAGATTCAATCGATCCCCGGGCGCAGAAAAAGTTGATCGAAGAAGCGATTTCAGATTTAAAAACCGCTAAAATTTAA
- a CDS encoding peptidylprolyl isomerase has translation MKKTIVLPIILFSLIFTACSNGERPRSIEEPEAPNPIQTEPVRKFDPANYEDLAALYDRARIKTNLGDIEIVFFADDAPFTVSNFMNLAKLGFYDKTKFHRVMNGFMIQGGDPNSKDDDWSDDGRGNPGYLFKDEINDHKLVVGSLAMANSGANTNGSQFFIVTAPETPWLDGVHTNFGYVVSGMDIVSQIEKVEVNDNDHPLEDIVIENIELIKSASADVENVTNDIND, from the coding sequence ATGAAAAAAACAATTGTTTTGCCAATCATTTTGTTCTCGTTGATTTTTACCGCCTGCTCAAACGGCGAACGGCCGAGGTCGATCGAGGAACCGGAGGCGCCGAATCCGATCCAAACCGAACCGGTCAGAAAATTTGATCCGGCGAATTATGAAGATTTGGCCGCGCTATATGATCGAGCCAGAATAAAAACCAATTTGGGAGATATTGAAATAGTTTTTTTCGCTGACGACGCTCCTTTTACCGTGAGCAATTTTATGAATCTGGCCAAATTGGGCTTTTATGACAAGACGAAATTTCATCGGGTAATGAACGGATTCATGATTCAGGGCGGAGATCCGAACAGTAAAGACGATGATTGGTCGGATGACGGCAGAGGTAATCCCGGTTATCTTTTCAAAGACGAAATCAATGATCATAAATTGGTCGTCGGTAGTTTAGCCATGGCCAATTCCGGAGCCAACACCAACGGTTCGCAGTTTTTCATTGTCACCGCGCCGGAAACTCCTTGGCTTGACGGAGTTCATACCAATTTCGGGTATGTTGTCAGTGGCATGGATATCGTTTCGCAAATCGAAAAAGTTGAAGTTAACGACAATGATCATCCGCTCGAGGATATTGTCATTGAAAATATCGAATTAATAAAATCAGCGTCAGCCGACGTTGAAAACGTTACAAACGACATCAACGATTAG
- the atpA gene encoding F0F1 ATP synthase subunit alpha → MEKTLKKDHIVEMLKKQIEDFKEDVAIEKTGKVLEVGDGIAKITGLSDVMASEMLDFGDGVLGVALNLNEDSVGAMVLGEFHKIKEGDIVKSTGKILSVPVSESLIGRVIDPLGNVIDGKTPVKAEQFYPIEKIAPGVITRSSVNQPVQTGIKAIDSMIPIGRGQRELIIGDRQTGKSAIAIDAIINQKGQDMICIYVAIGQKESKIARIKSKLEEKGAMDYTIIVVAGASDSASLSFIAPYSGCAIGEFFMDKGKDVLVVYDDLSKHAVSYREISLLLRRPPGREAYPGDIFYLHSRLLERAAKLSEEEGGGSLTALPIIETQAGDVSAYIPTNVISITDGQIYLESDLFYQGIRPALNIGLSVSRVGSAAQLKAMKKVAGKLRLDLAQYRELAAFAQFASELDEATRKQLERGERVTEILKQGQYEPMAVEHQIAILYIAVNGYLDDVKTDKIRLFEAGYHKYLDNVAKGLLDKIKKEKDLSEEIENEMKRLVEEYKGTVKEMLVSSDAEEGEAK, encoded by the coding sequence ATGGAGAAAACATTGAAAAAAGATCACATAGTGGAAATGCTGAAAAAGCAGATTGAAGATTTCAAAGAAGACGTGGCCATTGAAAAAACGGGTAAGGTGCTTGAAGTCGGCGACGGCATTGCCAAAATCACGGGCTTATCGGACGTGATGGCCTCGGAAATGCTTGATTTCGGCGATGGTGTTCTCGGCGTGGCGCTTAATTTAAACGAAGATAGCGTCGGAGCCATGGTTTTGGGTGAATTTCATAAAATTAAAGAAGGCGACATAGTAAAAAGCACGGGAAAAATTCTGTCAGTGCCGGTGTCCGAAAGCTTGATTGGCAGAGTCATCGATCCGCTCGGTAATGTTATTGACGGTAAAACGCCGGTAAAAGCCGAGCAATTTTATCCGATTGAAAAAATCGCGCCCGGAGTGATCACCAGATCCTCGGTCAATCAGCCGGTGCAAACGGGTATCAAAGCCATTGATTCGATGATTCCCATCGGCCGAGGCCAAAGGGAATTGATTATCGGCGATCGTCAGACCGGCAAAAGCGCCATTGCCATTGATGCCATTATCAATCAAAAAGGGCAAGACATGATTTGCATATATGTGGCTATCGGCCAAAAAGAATCGAAAATCGCCCGTATCAAATCCAAATTGGAAGAAAAGGGAGCCATGGATTACACCATTATAGTCGTGGCGGGAGCTTCGGATTCGGCCTCGTTGTCTTTTATCGCGCCGTACTCCGGTTGCGCCATTGGCGAGTTTTTCATGGACAAAGGCAAGGATGTGTTGGTTGTTTATGATGATCTGTCAAAGCACGCCGTGTCTTATCGAGAAATTTCTTTGCTCTTGCGCCGACCGCCGGGCAGAGAAGCTTATCCCGGAGATATTTTTTACCTGCATTCCAGGCTTTTGGAGCGCGCCGCGAAATTAAGCGAAGAAGAAGGCGGCGGTTCGTTGACGGCCTTGCCGATTATCGAGACCCAGGCCGGAGATGTGTCAGCGTATATTCCAACCAATGTGATTTCAATCACGGACGGGCAAATTTATTTGGAATCGGATTTGTTTTATCAAGGTATCAGACCGGCTTTGAATATAGGTTTGTCGGTTTCTCGCGTGGGCTCGGCCGCTCAGCTGAAAGCGATGAAAAAAGTGGCGGGCAAATTGAGACTTGATTTGGCGCAATATCGAGAATTGGCGGCTTTCGCTCAGTTCGCTTCCGAACTTGACGAAGCGACCAGAAAGCAATTGGAAAGAGGGGAGCGAGTCACTGAAATATTGAAACAAGGTCAATACGAACCCATGGCCGTGGAGCATCAGATCGCGATTTTGTATATCGCGGTTAACGGTTATTTGGACGACGTTAAAACCGATAAGATCAGATTGTTTGAAGCCGGTTATCATAAATATTTGGACAACGTAGCCAAAGGGCTTTTGGATAAAATCAAAAAGGAGAAAGATCTCAGTGAAGAAATCGAAAATGAAATGAAAAGATTGGTGGAAGAATATAAGGGAACTGTCAAGGAAATGCTGGTGTCCTCGGACGCCGAAGAGGGCGAAGCTAAATAA
- the atpE gene encoding ATP synthase F0 subunit C, producing MNEDVFKTIIAGLTIALGGFGPTLAIGKIGSKALDSIGRNPESASKIQAPMIIGIAFAEAVAIYALVIALIVKFV from the coding sequence ATGAATGAAGATGTATTTAAAACGATTATCGCCGGTTTGACCATCGCTTTGGGCGGTTTCGGTCCGACACTCGCCATTGGCAAAATCGGTTCAAAGGCCCTGGACTCGATCGGCAGAAATCCGGAGTCAGCCTCGAAAATTCAAGCTCCGATGATTATCGGCATCGCTTTCGCGGAAGCCGTGGCCATTTACGCTTTGGTGATCGCTTTGATTGTAAAATTCGTTTAG
- the atpG gene encoding ATP synthase F1 subunit gamma, which translates to MQAGSREIKRRIKSVKNTKKITKAMEMVAAAKMRKAVDGVLATRDYSNLAWEMLLSIAEKTETKYHPLLKLRDKVKKVAIVLISSNRGLCSGFNNQITQKAIDSIKKHASAEHELITFGNRGRDALIRSGYQIDADFPKEDIILSSAEISSLSHMIIEKYMEGVYDKVLIGYTDYFSSIKQTPRIKQILPITMEDEFLGAVGKSKGIHMTPEFAKEKQTKHLTKGEFKYEYLFEPDPRRVLEALLPRLVEVQIYQATLESNASEHSARMMAMRQASDAAGDMIDDLSLVYNQARQSSITKEIIEISSGKAALESV; encoded by the coding sequence ATGCAAGCGGGATCGCGAGAAATCAAACGACGCATAAAATCCGTCAAAAACACGAAAAAAATCACCAAAGCCATGGAAATGGTGGCGGCGGCGAAAATGAGAAAGGCCGTGGATGGCGTGTTGGCGACGAGAGATTATTCCAACTTGGCTTGGGAGATGCTTTTGAGTATCGCGGAAAAAACGGAGACCAAATATCATCCGTTGCTGAAATTGAGAGATAAAGTGAAAAAAGTGGCCATTGTTTTAATAAGTTCGAATAGAGGTTTGTGCAGCGGTTTTAATAATCAAATAACCCAGAAAGCGATTGATTCCATAAAAAAACACGCCTCCGCCGAGCATGAATTGATAACCTTTGGAAATCGGGGACGCGACGCGTTGATTCGAAGCGGTTATCAAATCGATGCGGATTTTCCAAAAGAAGATATTATTTTATCGTCCGCTGAAATTTCTTCATTGTCGCACATGATTATTGAAAAATATATGGAGGGCGTTTATGATAAAGTGTTGATCGGTTACACCGACTACTTTTCTTCAATTAAACAAACTCCCAGAATAAAACAGATTTTACCTATTACCATGGAAGATGAATTTTTGGGCGCGGTGGGAAAAAGCAAAGGCATTCACATGACGCCGGAATTCGCGAAGGAAAAACAAACAAAGCATTTGACCAAAGGTGAATTTAAATATGAATATTTGTTCGAGCCCGATCCGCGCCGGGTTTTGGAAGCGCTTTTGCCGCGTTTGGTTGAAGTTCAGATATATCAGGCGACCCTTGAATCGAACGCTTCCGAACACAGCGCCAGAATGATGGCCATGAGGCAGGCTTCGGACGCGGCCGGAGACATGATTGATGATCTTAGCTTGGTTTATAATCAGGCCAGACAGTCTTCCATCACCAAAGAAATTATTGAAATATCGTCGGGCAAGGCGGCTTTGGAGTCCGTATAA
- the atpH gene encoding ATP synthase F1 subunit delta: MSANNFSINQLAKALIAAAKSETEADELLSELDSMVEVLNKRIEIKNYLADPEVKFSNKEKALDIVFEKSIGEKNKNFLRLLIQSDNILNLGPIYEVAKAERLAGSNISLAVIESVVPLDKNQANQLKKALFERTKKEIRLNNVISTELIGGLRITIDDMIIDSSVAGKLDRLRNNIREIN, translated from the coding sequence ATGTCCGCGAATAATTTTTCCATAAATCAATTGGCGAAAGCTCTGATCGCCGCCGCCAAGTCGGAAACAGAAGCCGATGAGTTATTGTCAGAGCTTGATTCGATGGTTGAAGTTTTAAATAAACGAATCGAAATAAAAAACTATCTCGCTGACCCGGAAGTCAAATTCTCGAACAAGGAAAAGGCGTTGGATATTGTTTTTGAAAAATCGATTGGAGAAAAAAACAAAAATTTTTTGCGGTTGTTGATTCAAAGCGATAATATTTTGAATTTGGGACCAATCTACGAAGTCGCCAAGGCTGAACGATTGGCAGGATCGAATATTTCGTTGGCCGTGATCGAATCGGTCGTGCCCTTGGACAAGAATCAAGCGAATCAACTCAAAAAAGCGTTATTTGAAAGAACAAAAAAAGAAATAAGATTAAATAATGTCATTTCGACGGAATTGATCGGAGGGTTGCGCATAACCATCGATGACATGATTATCGATTCATCGGTCGCGGGAAAACTGGACAGGCTAAGGAATAATATCCGCGAAATAAATTGA
- the atpD gene encoding F0F1 ATP synthase subunit beta, with protein MKNIGKIKRVIGPVVDVEFKDGLPGLLNSLEVNVSENNKLVLEVQNHLGGSMIRAIALGTTEGLRRNLDVVDSGLPIEVPVGKNTLGRMFDVLGQPIDNKEAIIAEKKYPIHRPAPAFAEQSTKTEIFETGIKVIDLICPFTKGGKVGLFGGAGVGKTVVIMELIRNIAQEHGGFSVFAGVGERTREGNELYKEMKESGVLEKTALVFGQMNEPPGARARVALTGLTMAEYFRDEEKQDVLFFIDNIFRFTQAGSEVSALLGRIPSAVGYQPTLATEMGEMQERITSTDKGSITSIQAVYVPADDLTDPAPATTFGHLDATVVLARSLSELGIYPAVDPLDSTSAILSPDIVGEEHYQVTREVQRILQRYKSLQDIIAILGMEELSAEDKIIVSRARKIQKFLSQPFFVAEAFTGTPGKYVSIKETVRGFKEILDGKHDDKPEQSFYMKGGIDEVTK; from the coding sequence ATGAAAAACATTGGAAAAATAAAGCGAGTCATCGGGCCGGTTGTCGATGTGGAATTCAAAGACGGTTTGCCCGGTTTATTGAATAGTTTGGAAGTAAACGTGAGCGAAAATAATAAATTGGTGCTCGAAGTGCAAAATCATTTGGGAGGATCAATGATCCGAGCCATTGCCTTGGGAACCACGGAAGGCTTACGGCGAAATCTGGACGTTGTCGATTCCGGATTGCCGATTGAAGTGCCGGTGGGCAAAAACACGCTCGGCAGAATGTTTGACGTGCTTGGTCAGCCGATCGACAATAAAGAAGCCATTATAGCCGAAAAGAAATATCCCATTCACCGACCGGCGCCGGCTTTCGCGGAGCAATCCACTAAAACTGAGATTTTTGAAACCGGCATTAAGGTTATCGATTTGATTTGCCCGTTCACCAAAGGCGGCAAAGTCGGTTTGTTCGGAGGCGCGGGCGTTGGCAAAACCGTGGTGATTATGGAATTGATCAGAAACATCGCTCAAGAACACGGAGGATTTTCCGTTTTTGCCGGCGTGGGTGAGCGAACCAGAGAAGGCAATGAATTATATAAAGAAATGAAGGAGTCGGGCGTTTTGGAAAAAACCGCGCTTGTTTTCGGACAGATGAACGAACCGCCCGGAGCTCGCGCCAGAGTGGCTTTGACCGGACTGACCATGGCCGAATATTTCCGCGACGAAGAAAAGCAGGATGTTTTATTCTTTATTGATAATATTTTCCGATTCACTCAAGCGGGTTCGGAAGTATCGGCGCTTTTGGGCAGAATTCCTTCGGCCGTGGGCTATCAGCCGACATTGGCCACGGAAATGGGCGAGATGCAGGAGCGCATCACTTCAACGGACAAGGGCTCCATCACTTCAATTCAAGCGGTTTACGTGCCGGCCGACGACTTGACCGATCCCGCTCCGGCCACCACTTTCGGGCATTTGGACGCCACCGTGGTATTGGCTCGAAGTTTATCGGAGCTTGGAATTTATCCGGCCGTGGATCCGTTGGATTCCACTTCCGCCATTTTAAGTCCGGACATCGTCGGCGAAGAACATTATCAAGTGACCAGAGAAGTGCAGAGGATTTTACAACGTTACAAATCGTTGCAAGATATTATCGCCATTTTGGGCATGGAAGAATTGTCCGCGGAGGATAAAATTATTGTTTCGCGCGCCAGAAAAATTCAAAAATTCTTGTCGCAGCCGTTCTTCGTGGCCGAGGCCTTTACGGGCACGCCCGGAAAATACGTTTCGATTAAGGAAACGGTCAGAGGCTTCAAAGAGATTTTGGACGGTAAACACGATGACAAGCCGGAGCAATCTTTTTACATGAAGGGCGGCATTGACGAAGTTACCAAGTAG